The genomic DNA CGGTGGTGCGCGCGTTCGGCGTACGCCTGAGGATCAGCGGCCGGCCGGCCCGGCGGAGGGAGGCGGGCGCGGGCGAACTCGTGGTCGCCAACCACATCTCCTGGCTCGACATCCCGCTGGTCGCCGCCGCGCTGCCCGGCCGGATGCTCGGCAAGAAGGAGATCCGCGCCTGGCCGCTGCTCGGCCCGCTGGCCGCGCTCGGCGGCACGCTCTTCATCGAGCGCGACCGGCTGCGCGCCCTGCCGGACGCGGTGCGCACCGTGGCCGGGGCCCTGCGTTCCGGCTCCCGCGTCGTCGCGTTTCCCGAAGGCAGCACCTGGTGCGGACGGGGCCCCGGCGGCCGGTTCGCGCCCGCCGTGTTCCAGGCGGCGATCGACGCCGGGGCGAGCGTACGGCCGGTCCGGATCGACTACCGCGTCCACCACGGCCACCGCGGTCGCCAGGACGTCGCCCCCTCCCGGTGCGGCCCGGAACGTGAGGGCGGCACGGGGGACGCCGCCGGAGCCGTCGCGTTCGTCGGTGACGACCCGCTCGCCGCCTCCCTGTGGCGGGTGGTGCGGGCTGCCGGACTCACCGCGGAGGTCAGCGTCCTGGCGCCGATCCCCGCGCGCGGTGAGCCCGGCAGAGGGGCGCTCGCCCGTCAGGCCCGCACCGCCGTGCTGGCCGCCGGCCGGACGGCCGTGGCCAGCGACAGGGCGAACCGGCCCGCGGAATCCGTCCACCACTGATCCAGCCGCAGCCCCGCGGCGTCGAGCTCCTCGCGCACCCCCTCCTCGCGGAACTTCGCCGACACCTCCGTACGCAGTTCCTCCCCGGCCCCGAACGGAACCACCAGATCCAGCTCGGGGATCTTCACCGTGAGCGCCCGGCGGGCCCGCAGCCGCATCTCGATCCACTCGGCACGCGGGTCCCACACCGCGACATGGCCGAAGGCGTCGAGCGGGAAATCGGCCCCCAGCTCACGGTTGACGACGCTCAGCACGTTCTTGTTGAACGCGGCCGTGACCCCGGCCGCGTCGTCGTACGCGGCCACCAGCGTGTCCTGGTCCTTCACCAGGTCGGTGCCGAGCAGCAGCGAGTCACCGGGGGAGAGCAGCGACCGTACGGAGCGCAGGAAGGACCCGCGCTCCTCCGGGAGGAGATTGCCGATCGTGCCGCCCAGGAACGCGACCAGTCGCGGACCCGGGGTGCCGGGCAGCGCCAGGCCGCCGGTGAAGTCGGCGATGAGCGCGTGCACCGAGAGGTCCGGCCGCTCGGCGAGCAGGGATTCGGCCGCTCCGGTCAGCGCGCTCTCACTGACGTCGACGGGTACGTAGCTGTGCAGCGCGGGCAGGGCGTCCAGCAGGTGCCGGGTCTTCTCGGAGGAGCCCGAACCCAGTTCGATCAGCGTGCGGGCACCGGATGCCGAGGCGATCTCCCCGGCGCGGGCCAGCAGGATCTCCCGTTCGGCCCGCGTCGGGTAGTACTCGGGCAGCCGGGTGATCTCCTCGAACAGCTCGCTGCCGTGCGCGTCGTAGAACCACTTGGGCGGCAGGGTCTTCGGGTGCCGGGTCAGACCGCTGAGAACGTCGGCGCGCAGCGCCGCGTCCGTCGCGTCCTCCGGCAGGGTGCGGGTCAGCAGAAAGGGACTCACGCGGTGGGCTCCTTGAGCGGGGTCAGCGAGACATCGGCAAGGGTCGCGACCAGCAGGGTGCGGTCGGGGACCTCCCGCCAGCGGGAATCGTCGTCGTACGGCTCCGAGGCCACCACCGTGCGGCGGGCCGGAGCGTGGAGATACCAGAGGCTGTCGCCCCACGCGGTGCCCACGATGACGGAACCGTCGGTGAGCAGCAGATTCAGCCGGGAGCCGGGAGCCGCGGCCGCGATCTCGCCCACGGTGTCCGCGACGGCCTGCGGGACGGCGTCGCCCCGGGCCGTCCGGTGGCGCACGAGTGCCCAGATCAGCGCGGAGTCGCAGCGGGCGGTCAGCGTCAGCAGTTCGGCGGGGGGAAGCGTGGCTGCCAGGTCCGCCATCGACCCGGGCCAGCCCCTGACCACCCCGTTGTGGCTGAAGAGCAACCGGCCCGCGGCGAACGGGGCGGCCGCCGCCTCCCCGTCCGCGCCCGCCTCCGTCGCGTCACGGACCGCGGCGAGCAGCGCCGTGCTGCGCACCACCCGGGCCAGATCGGCGAACGTCTCGTCGCCCCAGACGGGGCCCCGGCGCCGGTAGCGGCCGGGCACCGGGTCGCCGTCCGCGTACCAGCCCACACCGAAACCGTCGGCGTTGACCGTGCCGAACCGCTGCCGGCGCGGTTCCCAGGACTGGCGGACCAGTGAGTGCGGGGGTGAGAGAACTATCTCGCCCAGGGCCACCGGCTGTCCCACATAGGCGATATGACGACACATCAGGCATCCCTCGCGGTCCGGAAGCCGGAGAAGATCTGGCGCCGTACCGGCAGGTCCCAGTTGCGGAACGTACCCCGGCAGGCGACCGGGTCCACGGCGAACGAACCGCCGCGCAGCACCTTGTGGTCCGGGCCGAAGAACACTTCCGAGTACTCGCGGTAGGGGAAGGCCGCGAAGCCCGGGTAGGGGAGGAGGTCGCTCGACGTCCACTCCCACACATCGCCCATCAACTGGCCCGCGCCGTACGGGGACCGGCCCGCCGCGTAGGCGCCGGCCGCCGAGGGGCGGAGGTGGCGCTGTCCCAGATTGGCGCGGTCCGCGGTCGGGTCCTCGTCGCCCCACGGGTAGCGCCGGGACCGCCCGGACGCCGGATCGTGGCGGGCCGCCTTCTCCCACTCGGTCTCCGTGGGCAGCCTCCTGCCCGCCCAGCGGGCGTACGCGTCCGCCTCGTACCAGCTGACGTGCAGCACGGGCTCGTCGGCGGGCACCGGCTCGGTCACCCCGAACCGGCGGCGCAGCCACTGCCCGGCCTCCCGGTGCCAGAACAGCGGTGCCGACAGCGCGTGTTCCCGCACCATGGCCCAGCCCTCCGGCGCCCACCAGCGGGCGTCGGTGTATCCGCCGTCCTCGATGAACCGCTGATACGCGCCGCAGGTCACCGGGGCCGTGTCGAGGTGGAAGGCCGCCACCTCGCGGCGGTGGGCGGGCCGTTCGTTGTCCAGCGCCCATGGCTCGGTGGACGTTCCCATGGTGAACGGGCCCGCCGGTACCAGGACTTCGGCCGCGAGAGCCGCGTCGTCGGTGGGGGCGGGCGGCTGGGGGGCGGTCAGGACGGCCGGGCCCGCGCGCAGCTGATGGGTGATCAGCATCGTTTCGTCGTGCTGCTGTTCGTGCTGGGCGATCATCCCGAAGGCGAAGGCGGCCCGTTCGAGAGGCCGGCCGCCCTCGTGCAGCTCGGCGCCCTCCAGCAGGTCCAGTGCCCTGCCCCGCACCTCGGCGGCGTACGCGCGTGCCTCGGCGGGCGCGAGGAGGGGCAGTGACGGCCGGGTGGCGCGGGGATGCTCGAAGGCGTCGTACAGTCCGTCGATCTCCGGGCGCATGGCCTCCCGGCCGCCCACGTTGCGCAGCAGCCACAGCTCCTCCTGGTTGCCGATGTGCGCCAGGTCCCAGACCAGTGGCGACATCAACGGGGAGTGCTGAGCGGTCAGTTCGCCGTCGTCCACGCTCCCGGTGAGCAGGGCGGTACGGTCGCGAGCGGTGAGGAGCGCGTCATGGGCGAGCCGCCGCAGGGTCTCGGGGTCGACGCCGGGTGTGCCGTGGGAGTCGGTCATCAGGAGGTGCCCCTTCCGGAGTGCGGCGTCGCGTCGTTCCCCGCGGTCGAGGTACCGGGACCGGCGGGATCGGGCAGGTCGTCGGCCGGACATCGGCCCCGCGCGACGAAGCGGTCGTGGAAGGCCGCCACGGTGTCGTGCACGGCCCGGCTCGCGCCGATCCGGGGGAGCGCCTCCAGCGCCACCTCGAAGCAGGTGACGGCCGCCGCCCGCAGCTCGGGGTCGGCCAGACCGTCCCGGGCGGCGCCCGCCCAGAGCGGATTGCGGGGCGCGGCGGGAGAGCCCGCCGTCTCCGCGAGCGGTTTGACGGTGCGGTACACGGTCTCGGCGGCCTCCGGGTCGTCGAACAGCGCCGTGGTCACGGCGAGCGGCACCAGCCATCCGTCCGGTCCGCCCTGCGCGTCGATCATGCGGAGTTCGAGGTGCCCGCGCGGACGCACCGGCGGGAACAGCGTCGTGACGTGGTAGTCGAGATCGGCGCGCACGGGCGGCCGGGGGACACCGCTGCGGATCCACTCCCGGAAGGTGAGCCCGTCCGGCACGGTCCAGGGGACGGCGTCGCCCCGGATGCACATCACCGTCGTGTCCAGCGCGTGGGCGGCCCAGGCGTCGCGCGGCGGCAGACGGCCGGGCGGGGCCAGTGAGCGTACCGGGTCGAGGTTCGCCCACAGGGCCTGCCGGGTGGACTGCCACCCGGTCCTGCGCCCTTGCCGGAAAGGCGAGTTGGCGAAGGACGCCACCAGGACGGCGCCCAGCAGATGGGCGAGCTGCCAGCGCCGCCCGTAGCCGAGCGGCCCCGGCTCCTCCACGCCCGCGTCCAGACAGACCTGGACGGAAGCGGAGGTGCACATCATCGCCCGCCCGGCCGGTCCCGAGCGGTCCAGGGCCCGCTCCATGGCCTCGTAGCGCGGCTCCAGCAGCCTGCGGCGCGGTGGATGCCAGGGATCGACGCCCAGGCCGACCGGCGCGAGTCCCAGCCGCCCGAGGGTGTCTCGCACGGCGGCGAGGTCGGCGGCGGTGGCCTCGACGCAGGCCATCAGTGAGTCCGCGGGCAGGGAGCTGAGCTCCAGCTGGCCGCCGGGCTCGAAGGTCAGCGAGGCGCTCAGCGGCAGGGCGCGGACGGCGTCCACCGCGGCGTCGTGGCGCTCCTGGGACACCGGGACATCGGGGCGGTCCCGGTCGTGGACGAGCCATTCCAGCTCCACACCCACGGTGCGGGGCGGGCCGGTCTTGAAACAGATGCCACGCAGTAAGTCCTCCGCCCCGCCCTCATCGAGGGGGGCGTCGGCGGAAGGGCGCGGGCCGTGATCGCCGGAACTGTCCGGGGGCATACGGGCCTCCTCTTCGGTTACATCGATACCACCCAAACCCCTCCCCCGAGATCGCACAAGAGTGCCCCCGGCCGACGGAAATCCGCTTGCGTCCATGCCGGTACGGAGCCGAGCATGCCCCGTATGCACCACACGGGGGCGCGCCCATGAGCGCACGACTGCGCGGCATCGCGCGGGAGACGGAGCAGGCCGTCCAGGCCGGCCGGTACCGCACCGAGGACGGCCGGGAGGTGTCCATCGAGCGCGCGCTGACCGCCGCGCTCTCCGGCACCCGGCTCTACGGCCCCGAGCCGGTGCCCGTCGCCGTCCTGGACACCGACCGCACCACGGCCGTCGAGGTGACCGGCGAGAGCAGCCTGCGGGCGGCACACCGGATGACCCGTGCGGCGGCGGGCAAGGTCGCCGTCCTCAACTACGCCTCGGCCCGCAATCCGGGCGGTGGCTACCTCAACGGCGCGCAGGCCCAGGAAGAGGCTCTGTGCCGGGGCTCCGCGCTCCACGCGACCCTGTTGCGCGCCCCCGACTACTACGCCCACCACCGCGCCGAACGCAGCGCGTTCTACACCGACCGGGTGATCCACTCGCCCGGTGTACCGGTGTTCCGCGACGACCGGGGACGGTTCCTCGACCTCCCGTACAGCGTGGGCTTCCTCACCTCGCCCGCGCCCAACGCCGGAGTCATCCGCAGGCGGACCCCGGACGAGGCGCACCGCATCCCGGCCGCACTCGCGAGTCGCGCCGAACGGGTGCTGGAGGTGGCGGCGGTACGCGGCTACCGCAGGCTGGTGCTGGGAGCGTGGGGCTGCGGGGTGTTCCGGAACGATCCGGCACAGGTGGCGGGCGCCTTCCACACGCTGCTCCGCGACGGCGGCCGGTTCGGCGGCCACTTCGAGCAGATCGTCTTCGGCATCCTGGAACGCGGCCCGGAGTCCGCCGTCCGCACGGCTTTCGCCGGTACGTTCGCCGACCGGCTCCAGGACTGAAGGGCCCTCCGGTCAGCTCCAGCCGTACAGTTCCCGCAGCCGCCCGGCGACCAGCTCGAACCGCTCCCGGTCCAGCGCGCAGGCCTCCCGCCGCATCCCGTCCTCGTGCACCCGCAGCACCCGGTCCAGATCGGCCCAGGACGGCCGGCCCGAGCTGTCCCAGGGGCCCGCCCCCAGCGCCACCCACTCGCGGTCCGGATCGTGCTGCTTGCTGGAGAGCTGGACGGCGAGCAGGGTGCCCGCCTCCTCGCGGGCCACGACGAGAACCGGCCGGTCCTTGCCGCGCCCGTCGTTCTCCTCGAACGGCACCCAGGTCCAGACGATCTCGCCCGGATCGGGATCGCCGTCGCGGTCGGGGGCGTACAGGGTGCGGACCGGGCCCACATCGCGCGGATCGGCCTGGACGGTCGCGGCCGGTCCGCCGCGGCCGGGGGAGCCGGACGAACTGTCGGTGCTGTATGTGCCGTGGTGGAACGTCATCGCATCACCGTAGGACCTGGACGGCCCATTCCGTGGAGCGGGGCCGTCGAACCGGCCGCAGGCTCGGCCTCATGGCCCACACCGTCACCATCACGCTGTCCCGGATCGTCACCGCCGCCGCACTCCTCGCGGCAACCCTGCTCCCGGCGGCTCCTGCCGGAGCGTCGGATCCGCCGCGTCCCGGAGGACAGGAATCCGCACCCGCACCCGCACCCGCACCCTCAACCGTAGGGTCAGACTCCGGTACGGGCGGAGGCGGCCCGAGGGCCCTCCCGCGCACGGTGCCGGCCTGGCTGCCCCACCGGGACCAGGAGGGCGCGTACCAGGACGCACTGCGGCCCGTCGGCCAGCTGCACACTGTCAGCCCCTTCTGGTACGAGGCGATCTCGGCCGGCCGGATCGACGTACACCCCGGCGCCGGAGAACGCCGCATCATCGACGGACCGCACCGGGCGGGCACCGAGGTGGTGCCCACCGTCATGGAGACGATGAAGTCCGGAGCCCTGGCGGCGATCCCCACCAGCCCCGCCCGGCGGTGCTGCGCCGCCACGGCGTACGCGACACGGCCCTGTGGGCCCTGAACTTCGAGGACCCCGCACTGTGGCCGGAGCCGGCCTGCGGCTGAGCCACGGGCTCGCGCGGGCCGCCGTCACCGGGGGCGCCGGCGCACCGTTTCCGGCGCTCCGGCTCCGCGCTACGGGCCCCCGGACCGTTCCCCGGACCGCCCGGTCTGGAAGACTGCCCGACGCCATGAGCCAGTTACCCAAACAGCCCGCCGCAGTCTCCGTTCCGACCAGCGCCGACGTGGCGCGACTCGCAGGAGTCTCCCGGGCCACCGTGTCGTACGTACTGAACAACAACGCCACCGTGCGGATCAGCGAACCCACCCGGCGAAGAGTCAGGGAAGCCGCGGCCCATCTCGGCTATGTGCCGCACGCGGCCGCCCGGAGCCTGCGCGCCGGACATACCCGGATGGTGCTGCTGCCCGACGGGAACACGCCCGCGGGGCCTCTGCACCAGCACTTCATCGAAGAACTCCAGTCCGGGCTGCGCCGCCTCGACTACACCGTCGTCCAGTACGGCAGCGGCGGCCTCGGGGCCGACGAGGCCGCCAGGGCGTGGGCGGAACTGCGGCCCGTCGCCGTCGTCGCCCCCGCCGGGGTCGCCCTCACACCGCACGGCATAGCCGTGCTCACCCGGTCCGGTGCCAAGGCGGTGATCACCCTGGGCCCGGAGCCGGTGGACGGCGCGCACGCCCTGGTCATCGACCAGCGGGAGATCGGCGGCTGCGCCGTCGGGCATCTGCTGTCGCGCGGACGCCGCCGGATCGGGGTGGTCATGCCCCAGGAGCCGGCCCTCGCCCCGTTCGCCGAACCGCGGCTGGCCGGCGCACTGCGCGCGGCGGAACCGGCGGGTGCCCGCATCCAGCCGCTGCCGCTGCACTACGAGGAGGACTCGGCAGCCGCTCTCGCCGCCCGCTGGCGCACCCTCGGCCTGGACGCCGTCTTCGCCTACAACGACGAGTACGCCATGCTGCTGACGAGAGCCCTCCAGGACGCCGGCATCGCGGTGCCCGGGGAGACAGCCGTGATCGGCGCGGACGACCTGATGCTGGGCAGACTGCTGCGGCCCAGGCTGAGCACCGTACGGATGGAACTGGCGACACGGCAGCCGCCGGCCGAGATGGTCGACCGGCTGCTGCAGCACCCCGCCGGAAGACCGGAGCGGCACGACCTGCTGCGGGCACGGGCCGTCCCGCGCGAATCCAGCTGACCGGACCCCGCCGCCGGCGGAGCGACGACATGCGCGGGGAACGGCGGATGTCTAGCGTCGGAGCATGAGCCATCCGCAGAGCTACGAGATCCTGCTGGTCCCCGAGTTCAAGAAGTCCGGCACCGACGCCCCCCGGCCCGGCCGTGCCATCCGCTCGGCGGTCGTGGCCGCCACAGGGGAGACGGGGGCGTCGGGCTACCCCCGCTACGAGGGCGAGGGAGTGGTGGCGGACATCGACCCGGCGACCCGCACCGTGGAGGCGCTGCTGGTCGACGGCGCGGAGCTGGACTACGGGCTCTCGGTCCGGATCTCGGAGAAGAGCGTGGAGAGCGGCGCGGGCAGGCGCACGGGGGAGTCCGCGGCCGGGGGGACGCCGAAGCCCGGGGACAGCCGCGCGGAGCAGCCGGACGGCGAACCCGCGGACGAGGACACCGGGACCTGATCCCCTCGGCGCACAGCAGCGAAGAGGGGCCCGGTCCTGACGGACGGGCCCCTCACCTCACGCGCCGCGCGGAGAAAGCCGCTGCCGCGCCGCTACTGCTGCTCCGGCTGCCCCTGCTTCTGGGCCTCGACGGACTTGCGCACCTCGTCCATGTCCAGGTTGCGGGCCTGTCCGATGACGTCCTCCAGAGCCGCCTCGGGAAGCGCGCCGGGCTGGGCGAACACCGCCACGTTGTCCCGGACGATCATCAGCGTGGGAATGGACCGGATCTCGAACGCGGCCGCCAGCTCCTGCTGCGCCTCCGTGTCGACCTTGGCGAAGACCAGATCGGGGTGGCGCTCGGACGCCGAGTCGTAGACCGGCGCGAACTGCCGGCACGGGCCGCACCAGGAAGCCCAGAAGTCGATCAGTACGAAGTCGTTGTCGCTGACGACCTGATCGAAGTTTTCCTTGGTGAGCTCTACGGTGCTCATGCTCAAATACCTCTTCCTCTGCCCGTTCGGACGTGTCCCGCACAACGGTGACCGCTCCTGCGCTATTCCGCCTGCCCATGTGGCCGCGGCGCACACCCACGATCAGACTGTTCGCATGACCGACACAGCGGAGGGCGCAGTGGAGAGCATCGAGTACGACGTCGTGGTGATCGGCGCGGGTCCGGTGGGGGAGAACGTGGCCGACCGGGCCCGCGCGGCCGGGCTCAGCACGGCCGTCGTGGAGTCCGAGCTGATCGGCGGCGAATGCTCGTACTGGGCGTGCATGCCGAGCAAGGCCCTGCTGCGCCCGGTCGTCGCACGCGCGGATGCCCGTCACCTCCCGGGCCTGAGCGCCGCCGTGCGGGGGCCCCTGGATGTCGCGGAGGTCCTGGCCCGCCGCGACGCGTTCGCCTCGCACTGGAAGGACGACGGCCAGGCCGCCTGGCTGGACGGCATCGGCGCGGTGGTCCACCGGGGCACGGGCCGGCTCACCGGAGTCAGGACGGTCTCCGTCACCGCCCCCGACGGCAGGGAACAGCGGCTCACCGCCCGGCACGCCGTGGCCGTCTGCACCGGCAGCCGGGCCGTCGTCCCCGGCCTTCCCGGGCTCGCCGGCGCCCGGCCCTGGACCAGCCGCGAGGCGACCAGCGCCAAGGAGGTGCCCGGCCGGCTGGTCGTCGTCGGCGGGGGAGTCGTCGGCGTCGAGATGGCGACCGTCTGGCAGGCTCTCGGCGCCGAGGTGACGATGCTGATCCGGGGCAGCGGCCTGTTGCCGAGGATGGAGCCGTTCGCGGGCGAACTGGTCGCCGAGGCGCTCACCGGGGCCGGCGCGAGGATCCGCACCGGCGTGTCCGCCACCGCC from Streptomyces sp. NBC_00654 includes the following:
- a CDS encoding 1-acyl-sn-glycerol-3-phosphate acyltransferase, whose protein sequence is MSAWLPAAPCTPRDCAGHRGAVRPPLPAAALLLTGCTLVLLGVVCVPAVLLLGTAHRDRLIRRWAYTVVRAFGVRLRISGRPARRREAGAGELVVANHISWLDIPLVAAALPGRMLGKKEIRAWPLLGPLAALGGTLFIERDRLRALPDAVRTVAGALRSGSRVVAFPEGSTWCGRGPGGRFAPAVFQAAIDAGASVRPVRIDYRVHHGHRGRQDVAPSRCGPEREGGTGDAAGAVAFVGDDPLAASLWRVVRAAGLTAEVSVLAPIPARGEPGRGALARQARTAVLAAGRTAVASDRANRPAESVHH
- the egtD gene encoding L-histidine N(alpha)-methyltransferase; translation: MSPFLLTRTLPEDATDAALRADVLSGLTRHPKTLPPKWFYDAHGSELFEEITRLPEYYPTRAEREILLARAGEIASASGARTLIELGSGSSEKTRHLLDALPALHSYVPVDVSESALTGAAESLLAERPDLSVHALIADFTGGLALPGTPGPRLVAFLGGTIGNLLPEERGSFLRSVRSLLSPGDSLLLGTDLVKDQDTLVAAYDDAAGVTAAFNKNVLSVVNRELGADFPLDAFGHVAVWDPRAEWIEMRLRARRALTVKIPELDLVVPFGAGEELRTEVSAKFREEGVREELDAAGLRLDQWWTDSAGRFALSLATAVRPAASTAVRA
- the egtC gene encoding ergothioneine biosynthesis protein EgtC — encoded protein: MCRHIAYVGQPVALGEIVLSPPHSLVRQSWEPRRQRFGTVNADGFGVGWYADGDPVPGRYRRRGPVWGDETFADLARVVRSTALLAAVRDATEAGADGEAAAAPFAAGRLLFSHNGVVRGWPGSMADLAATLPPAELLTLTARCDSALIWALVRHRTARGDAVPQAVADTVGEIAAAAPGSRLNLLLTDGSVIVGTAWGDSLWYLHAPARRTVVASEPYDDDSRWREVPDRTLLVATLADVSLTPLKEPTA
- the egtB gene encoding ergothioneine biosynthesis protein EgtB; protein product: MTDSHGTPGVDPETLRRLAHDALLTARDRTALLTGSVDDGELTAQHSPLMSPLVWDLAHIGNQEELWLLRNVGGREAMRPEIDGLYDAFEHPRATRPSLPLLAPAEARAYAAEVRGRALDLLEGAELHEGGRPLERAAFAFGMIAQHEQQHDETMLITHQLRAGPAVLTAPQPPAPTDDAALAAEVLVPAGPFTMGTSTEPWALDNERPAHRREVAAFHLDTAPVTCGAYQRFIEDGGYTDARWWAPEGWAMVREHALSAPLFWHREAGQWLRRRFGVTEPVPADEPVLHVSWYEADAYARWAGRRLPTETEWEKAARHDPASGRSRRYPWGDEDPTADRANLGQRHLRPSAAGAYAAGRSPYGAGQLMGDVWEWTSSDLLPYPGFAAFPYREYSEVFFGPDHKVLRGGSFAVDPVACRGTFRNWDLPVRRQIFSGFRTARDA
- the egtA gene encoding ergothioneine biosynthesis glutamate--cysteine ligase EgtA is translated as MPPDSSGDHGPRPSADAPLDEGGAEDLLRGICFKTGPPRTVGVELEWLVHDRDRPDVPVSQERHDAAVDAVRALPLSASLTFEPGGQLELSSLPADSLMACVEATAADLAAVRDTLGRLGLAPVGLGVDPWHPPRRRLLEPRYEAMERALDRSGPAGRAMMCTSASVQVCLDAGVEEPGPLGYGRRWQLAHLLGAVLVASFANSPFRQGRRTGWQSTRQALWANLDPVRSLAPPGRLPPRDAWAAHALDTTVMCIRGDAVPWTVPDGLTFREWIRSGVPRPPVRADLDYHVTTLFPPVRPRGHLELRMIDAQGGPDGWLVPLAVTTALFDDPEAAETVYRTVKPLAETAGSPAAPRNPLWAGAARDGLADPELRAAAVTCFEVALEALPRIGASRAVHDTVAAFHDRFVARGRCPADDLPDPAGPGTSTAGNDATPHSGRGTS
- a CDS encoding TIGR02452 family protein, with protein sequence MSARLRGIARETEQAVQAGRYRTEDGREVSIERALTAALSGTRLYGPEPVPVAVLDTDRTTAVEVTGESSLRAAHRMTRAAAGKVAVLNYASARNPGGGYLNGAQAQEEALCRGSALHATLLRAPDYYAHHRAERSAFYTDRVIHSPGVPVFRDDRGRFLDLPYSVGFLTSPAPNAGVIRRRTPDEAHRIPAALASRAERVLEVAAVRGYRRLVLGAWGCGVFRNDPAQVAGAFHTLLRDGGRFGGHFEQIVFGILERGPESAVRTAFAGTFADRLQD
- a CDS encoding type II toxin-antitoxin system PemK/MazF family toxin translates to MTFHHGTYSTDSSSGSPGRGGPAATVQADPRDVGPVRTLYAPDRDGDPDPGEIVWTWVPFEENDGRGKDRPVLVVAREEAGTLLAVQLSSKQHDPDREWVALGAGPWDSSGRPSWADLDRVLRVHEDGMRREACALDRERFELVAGRLRELYGWS
- a CDS encoding LacI family DNA-binding transcriptional regulator, with amino-acid sequence MSQLPKQPAAVSVPTSADVARLAGVSRATVSYVLNNNATVRISEPTRRRVREAAAHLGYVPHAAARSLRAGHTRMVLLPDGNTPAGPLHQHFIEELQSGLRRLDYTVVQYGSGGLGADEAARAWAELRPVAVVAPAGVALTPHGIAVLTRSGAKAVITLGPEPVDGAHALVIDQREIGGCAVGHLLSRGRRRIGVVMPQEPALAPFAEPRLAGALRAAEPAGARIQPLPLHYEEDSAAALAARWRTLGLDAVFAYNDEYAMLLTRALQDAGIAVPGETAVIGADDLMLGRLLRPRLSTVRMELATRQPPAEMVDRLLQHPAGRPERHDLLRARAVPRESS
- the trxA gene encoding thioredoxin, with product MSTVELTKENFDQVVSDNDFVLIDFWASWCGPCRQFAPVYDSASERHPDLVFAKVDTEAQQELAAAFEIRSIPTLMIVRDNVAVFAQPGALPEAALEDVIGQARNLDMDEVRKSVEAQKQGQPEQQ
- a CDS encoding NAD(P)/FAD-dependent oxidoreductase — protein: MTDTAEGAVESIEYDVVVIGAGPVGENVADRARAAGLSTAVVESELIGGECSYWACMPSKALLRPVVARADARHLPGLSAAVRGPLDVAEVLARRDAFASHWKDDGQAAWLDGIGAVVHRGTGRLTGVRTVSVTAPDGREQRLTARHAVAVCTGSRAVVPGLPGLAGARPWTSREATSAKEVPGRLVVVGGGVVGVEMATVWQALGAEVTMLIRGSGLLPRMEPFAGELVAEALTGAGARIRTGVSATAVHRAGQDGPVTVDLDNGERIEADEILFATGRAPRTDDLGLETVDLEPGSWLTVDDSCRVEGTTWLYAVGDVNHRALLTHQGKYQARIAGAAIAARAQGIPLPETDRWGAYAATADHAAVPQVVFTEPEAASVGLTLAEAERAGHRVRAVDYDLASVAGSGLYADGYRGRARMVVDLDRETVLGVTFVGPGIGELLHSATVAVAGEVPIERLWHAVPAYPTISEVWLRLLETYRDGGRG